The sequence CGCGAGCACCCTGAACTCGTCGGGCATCCGGCCGTTGACGGATACGTTCAGGTCGCCCGTGCCGAACTGATTGGCCGCGAGAACCAGCCCGCTGAGCGGCCGCTCGATGGCGCGCAGCGTGAGCTTGGCGAACAGCAGGCTGATCAGGAGGCTGACCACGAGGATGATCGCGAGGTTGCGCTCCTGCGCGGCGACCTGCTCGCCGAACCCGTCGGTCTGCGTGGTCAGTGTTTCCAGCTCGGCGAGTGTGACGCCGCGGATGCGTGCCCTCACGACGCGCAGCACGGGCTCGATGCTCCTGACGGCTTCCGCCGCCTGCGCGGCGGCGCCGGCAGCGATGTCATCGCGCGCGCTCTCGAGCACCCGGATCGATTCGATGTGCTCGTTGCGTATGTTGCCCAGCTGGCTGCGCGCCAGCGCGGACACGTTTTCGTCACCCAGCATCAGGCTCTGGAGACCCTGCGCCTCCGCAGCGTGACGCAGCGCAGAATCGAGTGCGGCCGGGTCACGACCCATGAGGTACTGCTGGGCGGCGTTGACCTGGTCGCTGATGGCTCCCTCGAGCCGCGACGCCGTGTTGACGCGCTCCTGCACGGCCATCACGTCGTCCGCGATCTGATCGCTGAATCTGCGCGCGTTGTTCGTGCTCACCACGAACAGCACGAGCATTGCGAGTGCGCCCGGGGCGAGGGCGGCCAGCAGACGGCCCTGGATCCGATCGAAGTAGGCGCGAATCCCGTTCATGGCTGTGAGTCAGGGTACGCCCGGGGAGGGTATGGCGGAATTTGCCTCTGCCGCTTGCGGCTGTCAACTCTGTAGTGGAACTTACACCGGTACCCGAATCGTCCCCCGAGATGCGCGCGCCATGGATCGACCCGTCCCGCAGGTGCAGCTGAAGGAGCAGCGCGAGCGCGCCATCGAGCGCCTGTGCGAGGCCTTCGCGCAGGATCGGCTGGAGCTGGCCGAGCTGGAGACGCGTATCGACCTCGCCCACCGTGCCGCCACGCCAGCCGATCTGGACGCGCTGCTCGTCGACCTGCCCGCCCCCGCACCGGAGCCCGCACCCGCCCCTGGCACCGGTGCGCGCGTGCGGGAAGTGATCCGGGAGAATCGCACGCTCATCGCGTTCATGGGCGGCGTCGAGCGGCGCGGCAACTGGTCGCCCGGACGGAAGAACGTGGTCATCGCATTCATGGGCGGCGCAGACCTGGATTTCCGCGATGTCGATCTGCCGCCGGGTGAGACCGAGGTGTTCGTGTTCGCGATGATGGGAGGTGTGGATATCGTCGTGCCCCCCGAGCTGGTGGTCGATGCGAGCGGTATCGCGATCATGGGCGGCTTCGGCCACTCGTCCGCTCCGCGCAATCCCGCTCCCGGCTCCGCAGTACTCCGCATCAACGGTTTCTGCATGATGGGCGGCGTCGACATCTCCGTGCGACGGCGCGGCGAGACGCCGAAGGATGCGCGCCTGCGCGAACGTGAGGAGCGGATCCGCGCGCGCGAGGAGCAGAAGCGTCTGCGCGGAAGGGAGTAGCACCGGGTGGCAGCAGCGGCCTCGCACGAAGAGGAAGCACTCGGCAAGGCATACGATGCGCGGCTCATGCGGCGGCTCCTCGGCTACCTGCGCCCGCATCGCGCACGTGTCGTCACAGCGGTCCTGGTCCTGCTCGCGGCCGCTGCGGTCGAGCTGACCGGCCCGATCCTCACGAAGATCGCCCTCGACCGCGCCATCCCCGAAGGCGATATATCCCTGCTGCTGATCCTCGCGATCGCGCTGCTCGCCTCGCTCGTGCTCGCGTTCGCGCTCGAGGCCGTGCAGACACTGCTCACCACGTGGCTCGGCCAGCACGTGATGTACGACCTGCGACGCCAGATCTTCGGGCACCTGCAACGCCTGCCCCTACCCTACTTCGATCGCAACCCGATCGGCCGCACCATGACACGCGTCACCAGCGACGTCGAGGTGCTCAACGAGCTCTTCAGCTCCGGTGTGGTCACCATCTTCGGCGACGTGTTCACGCTCGTGCTCATCGTCACGGCCATGTTCGTCATGGACTGGCAGCTCGCGCTCGTCACACTCACTGTCATGCCGTTCGTATTCGCCGTCGCCATCATTTTCCGGTCCCGCATACGCGAGGCCTACCGCGACGTGCGCGTCCGCCTCGCCCGCATCAACGCGTTCCTCCAGGAGCACATCTCCGGTGTGGCCGTGGTCCAGCTCTTCGGTCGCGAGCGTGCCGCGGACGAGCAGTTCCGCCAGATCAACGAGCACTACCTCGCGGCACACCTGCGCTCGATCCGCTATTACGCGATGTTCTTCCCGATCATCGAGATCCTGACCGCGATCGCACTCGCCGCCATCATCGTGTACGGCGGATTCGAGGTCATGGGCGGCGCCGTCAGCGTCGGAACGGTCGCGGCGTTCCTCCAGTTCGCGCGCCGTTTCTTCCGCCCGATCCAGGATCTCTCGGAAAAGTACAACATGCTGCAGGGCGCCATGGCGTCCTCCGAAAGAATCTTCAACCTGCTAGACACGCCGGTCGAACGAAATCGGGAGTGGGAGCGGGATCGTGTTCGTGTGGGGGATCGGGAACAGCTCGAGGCCGTCCCGCGAACCGATCCCGAACACGATCCCGCTCCTGATCCCGTGTTCGTTACACACAGTCTGCCGCGGCCGGGATCAGGAAACATCGAGTTCCGTAACGTCTGGTTCGCCTACGTGAAGTCGGGAGAGGAGGCCTCGGCGGATTGGGAGTGGGTGCTGCGCGACGTCAGCTTCCACGTGCGCGCGGGCGAGCGTGTCGCGATCGTGGGACACACCGGCGCGGGGAAGACGTCGATCATCAGCCTGCTGTTGCGCTTCTACGAGCCGCAGCGCGGCGAGATCCTGTTCGACGGCGTACCGATCCGCGACGTACCGGTGCACGATCTCCGTGAGCGCATCGGTCTGGTCCTCCAGGACGTGTTTCTCTTCAGCCGCGACATCGACTACAACATCCGGCTCGGCCGCAGCGACATGGGCATCGAACGCGTGCAGGAAGCAGCACGCCGCGTCGGT is a genomic window of Longimicrobiales bacterium containing:
- a CDS encoding DUF1707 domain-containing protein, whose translation is MDRPVPQVQLKEQRERAIERLCEAFAQDRLELAELETRIDLAHRAATPADLDALLVDLPAPAPEPAPAPGTGARVREVIRENRTLIAFMGGVERRGNWSPGRKNVVIAFMGGADLDFRDVDLPPGETEVFVFAMMGGVDIVVPPELVVDASGIAIMGGFGHSSAPRNPAPGSAVLRINGFCMMGGVDISVRRRGETPKDARLREREERIRAREEQKRLRGRE
- a CDS encoding ABC transporter ATP-binding protein — its product is MAAAASHEEEALGKAYDARLMRRLLGYLRPHRARVVTAVLVLLAAAAVELTGPILTKIALDRAIPEGDISLLLILAIALLASLVLAFALEAVQTLLTTWLGQHVMYDLRRQIFGHLQRLPLPYFDRNPIGRTMTRVTSDVEVLNELFSSGVVTIFGDVFTLVLIVTAMFVMDWQLALVTLTVMPFVFAVAIIFRSRIREAYRDVRVRLARINAFLQEHISGVAVVQLFGRERAADEQFRQINEHYLAAHLRSIRYYAMFFPIIEILTAIALAAIIVYGGFEVMGGAVSVGTVAAFLQFARRFFRPIQDLSEKYNMLQGAMASSERIFNLLDTPVERNREWERDRVRVGDREQLEAVPRTDPEHDPAPDPVFVTHSLPRPGSGNIEFRNVWFAYVKSGEEASADWEWVLRDVSFHVRAGERVAIVGHTGAGKTSIISLLLRFYEPQRGEILFDGVPIRDVPVHDLRERIGLVLQDVFLFSRDIDYNIRLGRSDMGIERVQEAARRVGADALIARLPGGYGEQLGERGATLSVGERQLLSFARALAFEPQVLILDEATSSVDSALEHRIDQALAALMRGRTSIVVAHRLSTVQSADRIIVLHHGELREEGTHTELLGQRGLYARLYELQFARPDGHPARASAGSDLAPSEREQAPADSAEEVA